Proteins from a single region of Thunnus albacares chromosome 16, fThuAlb1.1, whole genome shotgun sequence:
- the LOC122999691 gene encoding uncharacterized protein LOC122999691 has product MEALDLPGSFRTRSHSYLRAIQAGYSQDDDCLPSMTSSTVTSTLRSTTEGYDVVDGTSLLNDDMIEDDDGASSSAYVELERLERETAAARSQHSTSSTVTAISVPPASPPSYRVPTASPIASEPPVPQAIQAFKESANMVAAFNMQWKDEISAMRYELAELRRDVCGELKTFNSNFFNFTQCYNMWTLCREPCSDSTTQTDDRVSIGIQAGSSWSVRQNTEDKSVMCQPEPAPFSIMDLMDPPRIEIIEGTPESTPEGSGSPASPLPIEDFPWEINKTKKIHKQQDTGGHTGGHRSASLELWSRKYTSGPMSYLSMSF; this is encoded by the exons ATGGAGGCCTTGGACCTGCCTGGTTCGTTCCGCACTCGAAGCCACAGTTACCTCCGTGCAATACAGGCTGGTTATTCCCAAGATGACGACTGCTTGCCTTCAATGACATCCTCCACTGTCACTTCAACTCTCAGATCCACAACAG AGGGATATGATGTTGTGGATGGGACCTCTTTACTAAATGACGACATGATAGAGGATGATGACGgtgccagctcctctgcctaTGTGGAGCTGgagaggctggagagagagacagcggcTGCTCGCAGCCAGCACAGTACTAGCTCCACCGTAACAGCCATCTCTGTCCCACCGGCATCCCCACCTTCATACAGGGTCCCCACTGCCTCACCCATAGCCTCTGAGCCACCGGTCCCTCAGGCCATTCAGGCCTTTAAGGAGTCTGCTAACATGGTTGCAGCATTCAACATGCAGTGGAAAGATGAAATCTCAGCAATGCGCTATGAGCTAGCAGAGCTGCGCAGAGATGTCTGTGGGGAATTGAAGACTTTCAACAGCAACTTCTTCAACTTTACTCAGTGCTACAACATGTGGACTTTGTGCCGGGAGCCTTGCAGCGACAGCACCACACAAACAGATGACAGGGTATCCATAGGAATTCAAGCAGGCTCAAGCTGGTCCGTTCGACAGAATACAGAGGACAAGTCAGTGATGTGCCAACCAGAACCGGCACCCTTCAGCATCATGGATTTGATGGACCCACCCCGAATTGAGATTATAGAGGGCACCCCAGAGAGCACGCCAGAGGGTTCAGGCAGCCCTGCTAGCCCACTTCCAATAGAAGACTTCCCATGGGAgataaacaaaactaaaaagatCCATAAGCAGCAGGACACAGGTGGCCACACAGGTGGTCACAGAAGCGCCAGTCTAGAACTGTGGAGCAGAAAGTACACCAGTGGGCCCATGTCATATCTGTCTATGTCATTCTAA